From Triticum urartu cultivar G1812 chromosome 2, Tu2.1, whole genome shotgun sequence, a single genomic window includes:
- the LOC125540598 gene encoding cell number regulator 2-like yields the protein MASWSTGLCGCFHDVGGCCLTFFCPCVAFGRIAEIVDKGAISCCASGTLYMLLAMTTGVGTGFYSCCYRAKLREEHGLAEKPCGDCCVHFFCGLCALSQEYRELKNRGFDMSAGWEANAERMGKTAAPYVNSGMTR from the exons ATGGCGTCGTGGTCCACCGGCCTCTGCGGCTGCTTCCACGACGTTGGCGGCT GCTGCCTGACCTTCTTCTGCCCGTGCGTCGCCTTCGGGAGGATCGCCGAGATCGTCGACAAGGGGGCCATAT CATGCTGTGCGAGCGGGACGCTGTACATGCTTCTGGCCATGACGACGGGGGTGGGCACCGGCTTCTACTCCTGCTGCTACCGTGCCAAGCTGCGGGAGGAACACGGGCTCGCCGAGAAGCCCTGCGGCGACTGCTGCGTCCACTTCTTCTGCGGCCTCTGCGCCCTCTCCCAGGAGTACCGCGAGCTCAAGAACCGTGGTTTCGACATGAGCGCGGGATGGGAAGCCAACGCGGAGAGGATGGGGAAGACCGCCGCGCCCTATGTGAACTCCGGGATGACTCGTTAG